In the Streptomyces formicae genome, one interval contains:
- a CDS encoding TetR/AcrR family transcriptional regulator, with translation MVQQERARRTRERILNLTAESFAAQGFTRTNLKDVAKALGMTTGALYGHFTNKEAIADALEREAAEHWALLRGAADSPGLAPEQALDSAVFGLVRAMADPRMRAVVRLAAEGPPRGTSVPNLLDAVAEFLLAQLRRAWQDDAGPARTWRPEPVTQILLGLICGAVFARRGATEEESQSDWEEAARVLLGALREDGADSDRSGAVPCPPDTITYPSGAANSPSDTVAYPPGAADSLSDTTTYPPGAADSLSDTMTYPPGTADSPSDTATYPPDPANTSSDTTTYPPSPANAPSGTLA, from the coding sequence ATGGTCCAGCAGGAGAGGGCCCGGCGCACCAGAGAACGCATCCTGAACCTCACGGCCGAGAGCTTCGCGGCCCAGGGATTCACCCGCACCAACCTCAAGGACGTGGCCAAGGCGCTGGGCATGACCACCGGCGCGCTCTACGGCCACTTCACCAACAAGGAAGCGATCGCCGACGCGCTGGAGCGCGAGGCCGCCGAACACTGGGCCCTGCTGCGCGGCGCCGCCGACTCTCCCGGCCTGGCCCCCGAACAGGCCCTGGACAGCGCGGTCTTCGGCCTCGTCAGGGCCATGGCCGACCCGCGCATGCGCGCGGTCGTCAGACTGGCCGCCGAGGGCCCGCCGCGCGGGACCTCCGTGCCGAACCTGCTGGACGCCGTGGCCGAGTTCCTGCTCGCCCAGTTGCGCCGCGCCTGGCAGGACGACGCGGGCCCCGCCCGCACGTGGCGCCCCGAGCCCGTCACCCAGATCCTGCTCGGCCTCATCTGCGGCGCGGTCTTCGCCCGGCGCGGCGCCACGGAGGAGGAGTCGCAGTCGGACTGGGAGGAGGCGGCGCGCGTCCTGCTCGGCGCGCTGCGGGAAGACGGCGCCGACAGCGACCGCTCGGGCGCGGTCCCCTGCCCCCCGGACACGATCACCTATCCCTCGGGAGCAGCCAACTCCCCCTCGGACACGGTGGCCTACCCGCCGGGAGCGGCCGACTCCCTCTCGGACACGACCACCTACCCGCCGGGAGCAGCCGACTCCCTCTCGGACACGATGACCTACCCGCCGGGAACAGCCGACTCACCCTCGGACACGGCGACCTACCCGCCAGACCCGGCCAACACCTCCTCGGACACGACCACCTACCCGCCGAGCCCGGCCAACGCCCCCTCGGGAACGCTCGCCTGA
- a CDS encoding LLM class F420-dependent oxidoreductase, with translation MDLRIFTEPQQGATYDTLLTVAKATEDLGFDAFFRSDHYLRMGSADGLPGPTDAWITLAGLARETKRIRLGTLMTAGTFRLPGVLAIQVAQVDQMSGGRVELGLGAGWFEEEHTAYGIPFPKEKFARLEEQLQIVTGLWATETGKTFSHDGKHYQLTDSPALPKPAQTKVPVLIGGHGATRTPRLAAQFADEFNIPFASLEDSERQFGRVRAAAEQAGRKGDDLVYSSALVACVGKDDAEVARRAAVIGREVDELKANGLAGSPAEVVDKIGKYAEIGASRIYLQCLDLADLDHLELISSQVQSQLS, from the coding sequence ATGGATCTTCGAATTTTCACGGAGCCCCAGCAAGGGGCCACCTACGACACCCTGCTCACCGTCGCCAAGGCAACGGAGGACCTCGGATTCGACGCCTTCTTCCGCTCCGACCACTACCTCCGCATGGGATCGGCCGACGGCCTGCCGGGTCCCACGGACGCGTGGATCACCCTGGCGGGGCTCGCCCGTGAGACCAAGCGGATCCGCCTCGGCACGCTCATGACGGCCGGCACCTTCCGGCTGCCCGGCGTGCTCGCCATCCAGGTGGCGCAGGTCGACCAGATGTCGGGCGGCCGCGTCGAGCTGGGTCTTGGCGCGGGCTGGTTCGAGGAGGAGCACACGGCGTACGGCATTCCGTTCCCCAAGGAGAAGTTCGCCCGCCTGGAGGAGCAGCTCCAGATCGTCACCGGACTGTGGGCGACGGAGACCGGCAAGACCTTCTCGCACGACGGCAAGCACTACCAGCTCACCGATTCCCCGGCCCTGCCCAAGCCCGCGCAGACCAAGGTGCCGGTCCTCATCGGCGGCCACGGAGCGACGCGCACCCCGCGCCTGGCCGCCCAGTTCGCCGACGAGTTCAACATCCCCTTCGCCTCCCTGGAGGACAGTGAGCGGCAGTTCGGCCGGGTCCGCGCGGCCGCCGAGCAGGCCGGGCGCAAGGGGGACGACCTGGTGTACTCCAGCGCGCTGGTGGCCTGCGTCGGCAAGGACGACGCGGAGGTCGCCCGGCGCGCGGCCGTCATCGGACGCGAGGTGGACGAGCTCAAGGCCAACGGCCTCGCGGGCTCCCCGGCCGAGGTCGTGGACAAGATCGGCAAGTACGCGGAGATCGGTGCGAGCCGTATCTACCTCCAGTGCCTGGACCTGGCCGACCTGGACCACCTGGAGCTGATCTCCTCCCAGGTCCAGTCGCAGCTGTCGTAG
- a CDS encoding helix-turn-helix domain-containing protein — translation MTIADFRTTVPSHRLRTPMAPRATPPASRVPAVLLDGPALSRTRFMISPLNETLAEAARYAGSTAPHLTRHYRHRAGVRTAQADAVLQALSEALRATRWPKAGLLSPARLTGITCPGLDQELGALRGRLLDADTDDEDVTVLLDALRAAYALWLADDWPGRLRSLEDDLAYRAHLLIRYGAEQVIDTLHEQVSYADQLLYVTPAPAVATGTGHGTAEFPYAPQRAAEGLLIVPSWTAETPALLCGGELPVLRYPARNGFDLRAESERSAPRPRAITALIGRARSHALASIGTGCSTTELADRLGVGAATASSHATALRRAGLIVTVRRGKRVEHLLTDLGSRLLNAGSDAVG, via the coding sequence ATGACCATCGCCGACTTCCGCACCACCGTCCCCAGCCACCGCCTCCGCACCCCGATGGCCCCCCGAGCCACCCCGCCCGCCTCCCGCGTCCCCGCCGTCCTCCTGGACGGCCCCGCCCTGTCCCGCACCCGGTTCATGATCTCGCCGCTCAACGAAACCCTTGCCGAGGCGGCCCGTTACGCGGGGTCCACCGCCCCGCACCTCACCCGCCACTACCGGCACCGCGCGGGCGTGCGCACCGCCCAGGCCGACGCCGTCCTCCAGGCCCTGTCGGAAGCGCTGCGCGCGACCCGGTGGCCGAAGGCCGGACTCCTCTCCCCCGCCAGACTCACCGGCATCACCTGCCCCGGCCTGGATCAGGAGCTCGGCGCCCTGCGCGGCAGGCTGCTCGACGCGGACACCGACGACGAGGACGTCACCGTCCTGCTCGACGCCCTGCGCGCGGCCTACGCGTTGTGGCTCGCCGACGACTGGCCCGGCAGACTCAGATCGCTGGAGGACGATCTCGCCTACCGCGCCCACCTGTTGATCCGGTACGGCGCCGAGCAGGTCATCGACACCCTCCACGAACAGGTCAGCTACGCCGACCAGTTGCTGTACGTCACCCCGGCCCCGGCCGTCGCGACCGGCACGGGACACGGCACGGCCGAGTTCCCGTACGCCCCGCAGCGCGCGGCCGAGGGGCTGCTCATCGTGCCCAGCTGGACGGCCGAGACCCCGGCCCTGCTCTGCGGCGGCGAACTGCCCGTACTGCGCTACCCCGCCCGCAACGGCTTCGACCTGCGCGCCGAGAGCGAGCGCTCCGCCCCACGGCCACGGGCGATCACCGCGCTGATCGGCCGGGCCCGCTCCCACGCGCTGGCCTCCATCGGCACCGGATGCAGCACCACGGAACTCGCCGACCGGCTCGGCGTGGGAGCCGCGACCGCCTCCAGCCACGCCACGGCGCTGCGCCGCGCGGGGCTGATCGTCACGGTCCGGCGCGGCAAGCGCGTGGAGCACCTGCTCACCGACTTGGGCTCCCGCCTCCTGAACGCGGGCAGCGACGCGGTCGGCTGA
- a CDS encoding HAD family hydrolase: MTSTATPRAAEPRRAAFFDVDETLIATKSMFAFWDHWSARGGGGGRRTGDGEGAGDGKAAGDGEGGSRGASPTGDAPVPADRAALNRAHFRRYRGARPDELSAAGQEWYATYRTTPSAFVTASLSALRRHRAAGHAVVLVSGSADPMLRPLAEDLGAEAVLCTELLVGADGLLTGDVRTPMIGGAKATAVTAYLARHGLSADDSHAYGDHASDLDMLRAVGNPVVVGDDPELAHWAAREGWHRLPR, from the coding sequence ATGACGTCGACAGCGACGCCGAGGGCGGCGGAGCCGCGCCGGGCGGCGTTCTTCGACGTGGACGAGACGCTGATCGCGACCAAGAGCATGTTCGCCTTCTGGGACCACTGGTCGGCGCGGGGCGGCGGGGGCGGGAGGCGTACGGGGGATGGCGAAGGTGCCGGGGACGGCAAGGCCGCCGGAGACGGCGAGGGCGGCAGCCGCGGGGCGTCGCCGACCGGCGACGCCCCGGTCCCTGCCGACCGCGCCGCCCTCAACCGGGCCCACTTCCGGCGCTACCGGGGCGCGCGCCCCGACGAACTGAGCGCGGCGGGACAGGAGTGGTACGCCACGTACCGCACCACCCCTTCGGCCTTCGTCACCGCGTCGCTCTCGGCCCTGCGACGACACCGGGCCGCGGGGCACGCCGTGGTCCTGGTCTCCGGTTCGGCGGACCCGATGCTCCGCCCGCTCGCCGAAGACCTAGGCGCCGAAGCGGTGCTCTGCACCGAACTGCTCGTCGGCGCCGACGGGTTGCTCACCGGCGACGTCAGGACCCCGATGATCGGCGGCGCCAAGGCCACCGCGGTCACCGCCTACCTGGCCCGGCACGGACTGTCCGCCGACGACAGCCACGCGTACGGCGACCACGCGAGCGACCTGGACATGCTGCGCGCCGTCGGCAACCCCGTCGTGGTCGGCGACGACCCGGAACTGGCCCACTGGGCGGCCCGCGAGGGCTGGCACCGGCTGCCGCGATGA
- a CDS encoding DUF6099 family protein, which yields MNAMRLIEANRRALARSQDPADIVAEVWQSQALAQAIGSRLAVAGPPELRGEALGLSEVGGRACGVLDSPRLGTEGIRAARLTDTGDAHEVLLGLGRLLGEVGIALVGVAMGAAEEGVYWQCMEAIDAADESRDRVIEMLRRLAVREQGLPEPDSAAGPS from the coding sequence ATGAACGCGATGCGGCTCATCGAGGCGAACAGGCGTGCTCTGGCGCGGAGTCAGGACCCCGCCGACATCGTCGCGGAGGTGTGGCAGTCGCAGGCGCTGGCGCAGGCGATCGGCAGCCGTCTCGCGGTCGCGGGCCCTCCCGAGTTACGGGGCGAGGCGCTGGGCCTGAGCGAAGTAGGGGGCAGAGCCTGCGGGGTGCTCGACTCCCCGCGCCTCGGCACGGAGGGCATACGGGCCGCGCGCCTCACGGACACGGGCGACGCCCATGAGGTCCTGCTCGGACTCGGCAGGCTCCTGGGCGAGGTGGGGATCGCGCTCGTCGGGGTGGCCATGGGCGCCGCCGAGGAGGGGGTGTACTGGCAGTGCATGGAAGCGATCGACGCCGCCGACGAGTCGAGGGACCGGGTCATCGAGATGCTGCGCAGGCTCGCGGTGCGCGAACAGGGCCTGCCCGAGCCCGACTCGGCGGCGGGGCCGTCATGA
- a CDS encoding AAA family ATPase yields the protein MTVHSPVSVAEPLAGHGRPQVTELRLSAFAGHRSAVLPFGPLTFVTGPSGSGKTSALRAYEALARLSAGAELVDVFADPVSCVPERARADDQQRRGFRIGCTVDGAVGPVRLELAVQAEPELRVVGERLSLGGLTLLETALRDPGRRMVQAAWHTAGPAPVTRAPMPDDRLGTALVPLRVAGKTAGQRLVLAAAEQVVVALRSAFACDPRPSRMRAPVPAGLVGPGRLLGGCENLAEVLWRTRAECAARHALFVSAVRTGCAGPVADVLAEEAEDGALHAFIDRGDGVRTPLARLGDGELRYLALALVLLTGPGVLAGDPVAEVPEAYQTLTLLADSLDRRLDPRQSRALAELAARCCARGHIRLVGAVRDGVWAAAAAGDAVVVDLEP from the coding sequence ATGACGGTCCATTCCCCCGTGTCGGTCGCGGAGCCACTGGCAGGACACGGGCGGCCGCAGGTCACCGAGCTGCGGCTGTCCGCCTTCGCCGGGCACCGGAGCGCGGTGCTCCCGTTCGGCCCGCTGACCTTCGTCACGGGGCCGAGCGGCAGCGGGAAGACCAGCGCCCTGCGTGCGTACGAGGCGTTGGCGCGGCTCAGCGCGGGGGCCGAGCTCGTCGACGTCTTCGCGGACCCGGTGTCGTGCGTGCCCGAACGGGCCCGCGCCGACGACCAGCAGCGCCGCGGATTCCGCATCGGCTGCACGGTCGACGGGGCGGTCGGCCCCGTCCGCCTCGAACTCGCCGTCCAGGCCGAGCCCGAACTCCGCGTCGTGGGCGAGCGCCTGAGCCTCGGCGGCCTCACCCTCCTGGAGACGGCGCTGCGCGACCCTGGCCGCCGCATGGTGCAGGCGGCCTGGCACACGGCGGGCCCGGCACCCGTGACCCGCGCCCCGATGCCCGACGACCGGCTGGGCACCGCGCTCGTCCCGCTGCGCGTCGCGGGCAAGACCGCGGGGCAGCGCCTGGTGCTCGCCGCGGCGGAACAGGTGGTGGTCGCGCTGCGCTCGGCGTTCGCCTGCGACCCGCGGCCCAGCCGCATGCGCGCCCCGGTCCCCGCGGGACTCGTCGGCCCCGGCCGTCTCCTGGGCGGCTGCGAGAACCTCGCCGAAGTCCTGTGGCGTACGCGGGCGGAGTGCGCGGCGCGCCACGCACTGTTCGTCTCCGCGGTGCGCACCGGCTGCGCGGGCCCCGTCGCCGACGTGCTCGCCGAGGAGGCGGAGGACGGCGCGCTGCACGCCTTCATCGACCGGGGCGACGGGGTGCGCACGCCGCTCGCCCGGCTCGGCGACGGCGAGTTGAGGTACCTCGCCCTCGCGCTGGTGCTCCTGACCGGGCCCGGCGTCCTCGCGGGCGACCCGGTGGCCGAGGTCCCCGAGGCGTACCAGACGCTCACGCTCCTCGCGGACAGCCTCGACCGCCGCCTCGATCCGCGGCAGTCGCGGGCCCTCGCCGAGCTGGCCGCCCGCTGCTGTGCGCGGGGGCACATCCGCCTGGTGGGGGCGGTGCGGGACGGCGTGTGGGCGGCCGCCGCGGCGGGTGACGCGGTGGTGGTAGACCTTGAGCCGTGA
- a CDS encoding nucleotide pyrophosphohydrolase: protein MAEHDVAGLQRRLAEFAAARDWEQYHTPKNLAAALSVEASELVEIFQWLTPEESARVMADPDSAHRVRDEVADVLAYLLQFCEVLGIDALAALAAKIDRNERRFPAAESPREKP, encoded by the coding sequence GTGGCAGAACACGACGTGGCAGGGCTGCAGCGCAGGCTGGCCGAGTTCGCGGCGGCCCGCGACTGGGAGCAGTACCACACCCCGAAGAACCTGGCCGCCGCGCTCAGCGTGGAGGCGTCCGAACTGGTCGAGATCTTCCAGTGGTTGACCCCCGAGGAGTCGGCGCGGGTGATGGCGGACCCCGATTCCGCGCACCGGGTGAGGGACGAGGTCGCCGATGTCCTCGCGTATCTGCTGCAGTTCTGCGAGGTCCTGGGGATCGACGCGCTGGCCGCGCTGGCGGCCAAGATCGACCGGAACGAACGGCGCTTTCCGGCGGCCGAAAGCCCCCGAGAGAAGCCCTGA
- a CDS encoding NUDIX domain-containing protein has product MDELVERVGAQDRVLGVVGRGEAVREGWPHRVGVVVCRDGRGRFLVHRRAEQLSRFPGHYELGVGGAAGVGESYEQAAARELREELGVRAAVRLRFTFLNRGGLSPYWLGACDAVLQEIVACDPEEVAWHGWLTEAELRRALRQWTFTPDSQEVFDRYLACLADPDHRRPRGEGP; this is encoded by the coding sequence GTGGACGAACTCGTGGAACGTGTCGGTGCCCAGGACCGGGTGCTGGGAGTGGTCGGCCGCGGGGAGGCCGTCCGGGAGGGCTGGCCGCACCGGGTCGGCGTGGTGGTGTGCCGCGATGGGCGAGGGCGCTTCCTCGTCCATCGGCGTGCCGAGCAGCTGTCCCGTTTCCCCGGGCACTACGAACTCGGTGTCGGGGGCGCCGCGGGAGTCGGTGAGTCCTACGAGCAGGCGGCTGCCCGTGAGCTCCGTGAGGAGTTGGGGGTGCGGGCGGCCGTGCGCCTGCGGTTCACGTTCCTCAACCGGGGCGGGCTCAGCCCTTACTGGCTCGGGGCGTGCGATGCCGTGCTCCAGGAGATCGTCGCCTGCGACCCGGAAGAGGTGGCCTGGCACGGGTGGCTGACCGAGGCCGAGCTGCGGCGGGCTCTGCGGCAGTGGACCTTCACTCCTGACAGCCAGGAGGTCTTCGATCGGTATCTCGCCTGCCTCGCCGACCCGGATCACCGGCGTCCTCGCGGAGAGGGGCCCTGA